One Halictus rubicundus isolate RS-2024b chromosome 10, iyHalRubi1_principal, whole genome shotgun sequence genomic window carries:
- the LOC143358372 gene encoding uncharacterized protein LOC143358372 isoform X2, which translates to MLIECGLGVYAVPSKTRGKPYRLPCGPVRVLANDLLGVPVAPRGDRMSGSDGEDGQCNRTRESNVVAMGDVLAKKHADDAPRDTRTAADNEETRQEVDLVDDYESDAVRSPVVADLVPDANVAIDMNTVNAFIKGARDPGYAQRDTYKVRRDLCREELQKFMKFQNLWTELQQYMRASFNVALEASHNLGSLQSPQNALSMDNMHEIVLQLCNWDSEQLSMRLVSQAREFVVEVKVRLIAILRDHSVNNLAETFLTGLLDDYDALISTASQISELVKPLKGYLCKFTWDCFIKKLYQIYVYDDPMLQNNLSPFIGELRKLLPLKDSKYQGLVHRYLAFDDKMTKIRDLWPDTEPWMDKYNELPEADGQLPTLESQEKVTITEMDSRPISPTSDFSLDSLNMPSSAEMVQILLEDLNKDQLYKVAETADAVATAIYANGTHSEGGCLESNAKEGKCCEFHTCTGSPMSPNVNKYDTESIGLPIENPFSQLINGFLEDTANCSATQVKKKADPMESKEAKIDGIEVKSTREDTDLRTEPQPCSCVYQHVREITERKKEVLENPPCPCLLNSKRKWDTCPCLTKSVPETAAANNHPKPVSPTTVKTNPEPSKPAVKSGSTQSAQTQTRHSTTQTPNTAHNHPTHQGRCTTHPPHTHGPLPDLVKNAAPPHRSHTHNAHSSHACHKQANVEHIKRVSCNDLSSGDGDCSDSGSSQEDSCSTSSSAQRDSSRHCDCCYCEVFGHGVPSVAPVSRNYNEMRERLRQLLTKKKAKKCKATCSPSKSSSESSTNTNPETKTVANTAPRSNTPVSATLTVQQDQRDQRDLEELLEFIEGNQNGKKDNNKKAEKKARQKQRKVEEKLKRDRHEAERQKLIELQKKTPEVTITVVDPQKPVPQRLLPQCNLPEVSILPTSPPVVLPTVKQLSNKKKDKQEVCSNSSNTSSSSCSSSSSSSTISINSKTKAAPVNINAKNKSINSNKTEKTMAAGQTNKSTGKPDKAEIVNKNNKVLTSTNGTNAKSNTSGTEKLLAVDLNEKKLTKKERKKQKKELKKLEEAKAKEIKKPVQVENQPQMVTIKRVMESNSAEPTVTITLKGQTPAEDKVLFTLVNGQTKEVSLPKLENEQNQNISGKKKKTKANNNNNNNNNTNSNNNNSLQQGNKAQQTNNSKQHSQNKMCDNKNVKQGNSDKTKGKDEKKVQQQNITETKKSKKDKKNTENKENVLQQNTVNKNKNQQQNVSSKKQNKINTPPQTPVSQKSSPNLNNENNKKTKGQEQDKSNQFNSNKSNKNASANATCKQTKNDNQKIQCKIPSQPTVKQRSEIQPAATERVNSPLSSQFKDISANSKINIENLKLPPGITITKVDAPAKPLPIRSAPLPKPVNPPKQTTIIAAPMSSVQSSYSSPQAGGNVIVVDTGKLKQDLLPKSTEKDVPKEMQQNLSTTGKKKKKKNKNTANSANSNNQTATQNNDPFVNEDTDEPARILHNPNTNMVTIRNPAFGPMKVPPTQQAAIIKVSENGMVTIRSPALQQAINAGLTSPPKPDYIVKGDLSTRTSADGPNLKHTNGIIPSSLAELRSRLTPDCTTLSDLANIQISKVTNGQPIPENGINLKGTSVTLTKVRTETSIKAVQSAKTAVREAINASIVASSNGKSKKKKKRGTGTRQCGDDWNLVESVFTPKDIDLEDGEMDDAERELEAFKRFCLQSVPPPRKEKVNLNIKDIVLKKKSSSSAAAAAVIAAN; encoded by the exons ATGTTGATTGAATGCGGTTTAGGTGTTTACGCGGTTCCAAGTAAAACCCGTGGAAAACCGTATCGATTGCCGTGTGGCCCGGTTCGAGTGCTCGCGAACGATCTACTTGGTGTACCAGTTGCACCACGCGGTGATAGAATGAGCGGCAGCGACGGTGAGGACGGTCAATGCAATAGGACGAGAGAAAGCAACGTAGTAGCGATGGGTGACGTTCTCGCCAAGAAACACGCAGACGATGCACCTCGCGACACCCGCACCGCTGCAGACAACGAGGAAACGCGACAGGAGGTAGACCTGGTCGACGATTACGAGAGCGACGCTGTCAGGTCGCCTGTCGTCGCGGACTTGGTCCCTGACGCG AATGTAGCAATAGACATGAACACCGTGAATGCTTTCATAAAAGGTGCAAGGGATCCTGGGTATGCGCAAAGGGATACATATAAAGTAAGAAG AGATCTGTGTAGGGAGGAATTGCAGAAGTTCATGAAGTTCCAGAACCTGTGGACAGAATTGCAACAGTATATGCGTGCCTCTTTCAATGTTGCTCTGGAAGCCTCCCACAATCTGGGAAGCTTGCAGTCGCCACAGAATGCACTTTCTATGGACAATATGCATGAGATTGTTTTACA ATTGTGCAATTGGGACTCCGAACAGTTATCCATGAGGCTAGTGAGTCAGGCGCGAGAATTTGTTGTAGAAGTAAAAGTTCGATTGATAGCTATTCTACGTGATCATAGTGTAAATAATTTAGCAGAAACTTTTCTTACAG GTCTCTTAGATGATTATGATGCATTGATATCGACAGCATCACAAATTTCTGAATTAGTAAAACCTTTGAAGGGTTATTTGTGCAAGTTCACGTGGGACTGTTTCATTAAAAAGTTATATCAGATCTATGTATACGATGACCCGatgttacaaaataatttgTCTCCTTTTATCGGAGAG TTACGGAAACTATTGCCTTTGAAAGACTCAAAGTATCAAGGTCTTGTACATCGGTATTTAGCGTTTGACGATAAAATGACGAAAATTAGGGATCTGTGGCCGGACACTGAACCATGGATGGACAAATACAA CGAATTGCCAGAAGCTGATGGTCAATTGCCGACGCTTGAGTCGCAGGAGAAAGTTACCATCACTGAAATGGATAGTAGGCCAATAAGTCCAACTTCGGACTTCAGTCTGGATTCGCTGAATATGCCCTCGTCTGCCGAAATGGTtcaaattttgttagaagatttGAACAAAGACCAACTTTATAAAGTGGCAGAGACGGCAGACGCTGTGGCTACGGCTATTTATGCGAATGG GACTCACAGCGAAGGAGGGTGCTTAGAAAGCAACGCGAAAGAGGGGAAATGTTGCGAGTTTCACACGTGTACAGGATCTCCAATGTCGCCTAAC GTGAATAAATACGACACCGAAAGTATAGGACTACCAATAGAAAATCCATTTTCACAACTCATTAATGGTTTTTTAG AAGACACAGCGAATTGTTCGGCGACACAGGTGAAGAAAAAAGCGGATCCAATGGAGTCGAAAGAGGCGAAGATCGACGGGATCGAAGTGAAAAGTACACGGGAGGATACGGATCTGAGAACCGAACCGCAGCCTTGTTCGTGCGTGTATCAGCACGTTAGGGAAATAACGGAGCGGAAGAAAGAAGTATTAGAGAATCCTCCGTGTCCGTGTTTATTGAACTCGAAACGGAAATGGGACACCTGCCCCTGCCTAACGAAAT CTGTACCTGAAACGGCTGCGGCGAACAACCATCCGAAGCCTGTATCTCCTACGACCGTGAAGACGAACCCAGAGCCAAGTAAACCGGCTGTTAAATCTGGTTCTACGCAATCCGCTCAAACGCAGACCAGACACTCTACCACGCAGACGCCGAACACCGCTCACAATCATCCAACACATCAGGGTAGGT GTACAACTCATCCTCCACACACGCACGGACCTCTTCCGGACCTGGTTAAAAACGCGGCTCCCCCTCACAGATCTCACACACACAACGCTCATTCGTCGCACGCGTGTCACAAACAGGCCAACGTCGAGCACATCAAAAGAGTGTCGTGTAATGACT TGAGTTCCGGGGACGGCGATTGTTCTGATTCCGGAAGCAGTCAGGAGGACTCCTGTTCGACCAGTAGTTCAGCACAAAGAGACTCGAGTAGGCATTGTGACTGTTGCTACTGCGAAGTGTTCGGACACGGAGTT CCTTCTGTAGCGCCGGTTAGTAGGAATTACAATGAAATGAGAGAAAGGTTAAGGCAGTTGTTGACCAAGAAGAAGGCCAAAAAATGTAAAGCTACGTGTAGCCCTTCAAAGAGTTCCTCGGAGTCGTCGACGAACACGAATCCGGAAACGAAGACAGTGGCCAACACGGCGCCTAGGTCTAATACTCCAGTCTCCGCTACCCTAACAGTCCAACAGGATCAGAGGGACCAGAGGGACTTGGAGGAGTTGTTGGAGTTTATCGAAGGGAATCAGAATGGGAAAAAGGATAATAATAAGAAAGCGGAGAAGAAGGCCAGGCAGAAGCAGCGGAAG gtggaagaaaaattaaaaagagataGGCATGAGGCGGAGAGGCAGAAACTGATAGAATTACAGAAAAAGACGCCGGAAGTGACGATCACAGTCGTAGATCCGCAGAAACCCGTTCCTCAAAGATTATTACCTCAGTGTAATCTGCCCGAAGTATCTATTTTACCCACGTCACCGCCAGTAGTGTTGCCGACTGTAAAGCAATTaagtaataaaaagaaagaCAAGCAAGAAGTTTGTAGCAATAGTAGCAACACTAGTAGCAGTAGCTGTAGcagcagtagtagtagtagtaccATTAGTATAAATAGCAAAACGAAGGCTGCACCTGTGAATATAAACGCGAAGAACAAAAGTATTAATTCGAATAAAACGGAGAAGACGATGGCCGCTGGCCAAACGAATAAGTCGACCGGAAAACCTGACAAAGCCGAGATTGTTAATAAGAATAACAAGGTGTTGACAAGTACCAACGGTACGAACGCGAAAAGTAACACAAGCGGTACGGAGAAATTGCTGGCGGTGGACCTGAACGAGAAAAAATTGacgaagaaagagaggaagaagcagaagaaagaattgaagaaactGGAGGAAGCGAAGGCGAAGGAAATAAAGAAACCGGTTCAGGTTGAGAACCAGCCCCAGATGGTCACCATAAAGAGGGTGATGGAGTCGAACAGCGCGGAACCAACGGTCACGATCACGCTGAAGGGTCAAACGCCGGCCGAGGACAAGGTGTTGTTCACGCTGGTGAATGGACAGACCAAGGAGGTCTCCCTTCCCAAGTTGGAGAACGAGCAGAACCAGAACATCagcgggaagaagaagaaaaccaaagcaaataacaacaacaacaacaacaacaatactaACAGTAATAACAACAACTCGTTGCAACAGGGAAATAAGGCTCAACAGACAAACAATTCAAAACAACATTCGCAAAATAAAATGTGTGATAACAAGAACGTCAAACAAGGGAACAGCGACAAGACTAAAGGAAAAGATGAGAAGAAGGTGCAACAGCAGAATATAACCGAGACGAAGAAGTCGAAGAAAGATAAGAAGAATACTGAGAACAAAGAGAATGTTTTACAGCAGAACACGGTAAACAAAAATAAGAATCAGCAGCAAAACGTGTCCAGCAAGAAACAGAATAAAATAAACACTCCGCCGCAAACCCCTGTTTCCCAGAAGTCGTCTCCGAATCTCAACAATGAAAACAATAAGAAGACAAAGGGTCAGGAACAGGACAAAAGCAATCAGTTCAATTCCAACAAGAGCAATAAAAACGCGAGTGCTAACGCGACGTGTAAACAAACGAAAAATGATAATCAGAAGATACAGTGTAAGATACCCTCGCAGCCGACTGTGAAGCAGCGCTCCGAAATTCAACCTGCTGCTACGGAACGAGTTAACTCGCCTTTGAGCAGCCAGTTCAAGGACATCAGTGCGAACTCGAAGATCAACATCGAAAACTTGAAGCTACCGCCTGGCATTACAATAACGAAGGTCGATGCCCCTGCCAAGCCATTACCAATCAGGTCAGCCCCGCTGCCCAAGCCGGTGAACCCTCCCAAGCAAACCACTATAATCGCGGCCCCAATGAGCAGCGTCCAATCCAGTTATTCGAGCCCTCAGGCGGGAGGCAACGTGATTGTGGTGGACACTGGGAAACTGAAGCAAGACCTTCTTCCCAAGTCCACGGAAAAAG ATGTGCCTAAGGAGATGCAACAAAATTTGAGCACAaccgggaagaagaagaaaaaaaagaacaaaaacacAGCTAACTCTGCTAACAGCAACAATCAGACAGCAACGCAGAACAACGACCCCTTTGTGAACGAGGATACCGACGAACCTGCCAGAATACTGCACAACCCTAACACGAACATGGTAACAATAAGGAATCCTGCGTTTGGTCCGATGAAGGTTCCACCGACCCAACAGGCAGCTATCATAAAAGTTTCCGAAAATGGCATGGTGACCATTAGGAGTCCAGCGTTGCAACAAGCGATCAACGCGGGGCTCACGTCCCCTCCGAAGCCTGATTACATAGTTAAAGGTGACCTGTCCACGAGGACCTCGGCCGACGGTCCGAACCTGAAACATACTAACGGTATTATCCCGTCGAGTCTTGCCGAACTGAGAAGTAGACTGACCCCAGACTGCACGACTCTCAGCGATCTGGCTAACATTCAGATCAGCAAGGTGACCAACGGTCAGCCGATACCGGAAAACGGTATCAATCTGAAGGGAACCAGCGTGACCCTGACGAAGGTGAGGACAGAGACGAGCATAAAGGCTGTACAGAGCGCGAAAACGGCGGTCCGGGAAGCGATAAACGCTTCGATAGTGGCGTCGAGTAACGGGAAgagcaagaaaaagaaaaaacgcggAACCGGCACGAGACAGTGCGGCGATGACTGGAACCTCGTTG AGAGCGTATTCACGCCCAAAGATATAGACCTCGAGGACGGGGAGATGGACGACGCTGAACGGGAGCTGGAGGCGTTCAAGAGGTTTTGCCTGCAATCGGTGCCGCCCCCGCGCAAGGAGAAGGTCAACCTGAACATCAAGGACATCGTGCTGAAGAAGAAGTCGTCGTCGTCCGCGGCGGCTGCCGCCGTCATCGCCGCCAATTGA
- the LOC143358372 gene encoding uncharacterized protein LOC143358372 isoform X3 produces MLIECGLGVYAVPSKTRGKPYRLPCGPVRVLANDLLGVPVAPRGDRMSGSDGEDGQCNRTRESNVVAMGDVLAKKHADDAPRDTRTAADNEETRQEVDLVDDYESDAVRSPVVADLVPDANVAIDMNTVNAFIKGARDPGYAQRDTYKVRRDLCREELQKFMKFQNLWTELQQYMRASFNVALEASHNLGSLQSPQNALSMDNMHEIVLQLCNWDSEQLSMRLVSQAREFVVEVKVRLIAILRDHSVNNLAETFLTGLLDDYDALISTASQISELVKPLKGYLCKFTWDCFIKKLYQIYVYDDPMLQNNLSPFIGELRKLLPLKDSKYQGLVHRYLAFDDKMTKIRDLWPDTEPWMDKYNAEQAVRMTSLRQIWNTWELFSVTRKFMEQRMSNKSFDSGNELPEADGQLPTLESQEKVTITEMDSRPISPTSDFSLDSLNMPSSAEMVQILLEDLNKDQLYKVAETADAVATAIYANGTHSEGGCLESNAKEGKCCEFHTCTGSPMSPNVNKYDTESIGLPIENPFSQLINGFLEDTANCSATQVKKKADPMESKEAKIDGIEVKSTREDTDLRTEPQPCSCVYQHVREITERKKEVLENPPCPCLLNSKRKWDTCPCLTKSVPETAAANNHPKPVSPTTVKTNPEPSKPAVKSGSTQSAQTQTRHSTTQTPNTAHNHPTHQGTTHPPHTHGPLPDLVKNAAPPHRSHTHNAHSSHACHKQANVEHIKRVSCNDLSSGDGDCSDSGSSQEDSCSTSSSAQRDSSRHCDCCYCEVFGHGVPSVAPVSRNYNEMRERLRQLLTKKKAKKCKATCSPSKSSSESSTNTNPETKTVANTAPRSNTPVSATLTVQQDQRDQRDLEELLEFIEGNQNGKKDNNKKAEKKARQKQRKVEEKLKRDRHEAERQKLIELQKKTPEVTITVVDPQKPVPQRLLPQCNLPEVSILPTSPPVVLPTVKQLSNKKKDKQEVCSNSSNTSSSSCSSSSSSSTISINSKTKAAPVNINAKNKSINSNKTEKTMAAGQTNKSTGKPDKAEIVNKNNKVLTSTNGTNAKSNTSGTEKLLAVDLNEKKLTKKERKKQKKELKKLEEAKAKEIKKPVQVENQPQMVTIKRVMESNSAEPTVTITLKGQTPAEDKVLFTLVNGQTKEVSLPKLENEQNQNISGKKKKTKANNNNNNNNNTNSNNNNSLQQGNKAQQTNNSKQHSQNKMCDNKNVKQGNSDKTKGKDEKKVQQQNITETKKSKKDKKNTENKENVLQQNTVNKNKNQQQNVSSKKQNKINTPPQTPVSQKSSPNLNNENNKKTKGQEQDKSNQFNSNKSNKNASANATCKQTKNDNQKIQCKIPSQPTVKQRSEIQPAATERVNSPLSSQFKDISANSKINIENLKLPPGITITKVDAPAKPLPIRSAPLPKPVNPPKQTTIIAAPMSSVQSSYSSPQAGGNVIVVDTGKLKQDLLPKSTEKDVPKEMQQNLSTTGKKKKKKNKNTANSANSNNQTATQNNDPFVNEDTDEPARILHNPNTNMVTIRNPAFGPMKVPPTQQAAIIKVSENGMVTIRSPALQQAINAGLTSPPKPDYIVKGDLSTRTSADGPNLKHTNGIIPSSLAELRSRLTPDCTTLSDLANIQISKVTNGQPIPENGINLKGTSVTLTKVRTETSIKAVQSAKTAVREAINASIVASSNGKSKKKKKRGTGTRQCGDDWNLVESVFTPKDIDLEDGEMDDAERELEAFKRFCLQSVPPPRKEKVNLNIKDIVLKKKSSSSAAAAAVIAAN; encoded by the exons ATGTTGATTGAATGCGGTTTAGGTGTTTACGCGGTTCCAAGTAAAACCCGTGGAAAACCGTATCGATTGCCGTGTGGCCCGGTTCGAGTGCTCGCGAACGATCTACTTGGTGTACCAGTTGCACCACGCGGTGATAGAATGAGCGGCAGCGACGGTGAGGACGGTCAATGCAATAGGACGAGAGAAAGCAACGTAGTAGCGATGGGTGACGTTCTCGCCAAGAAACACGCAGACGATGCACCTCGCGACACCCGCACCGCTGCAGACAACGAGGAAACGCGACAGGAGGTAGACCTGGTCGACGATTACGAGAGCGACGCTGTCAGGTCGCCTGTCGTCGCGGACTTGGTCCCTGACGCG AATGTAGCAATAGACATGAACACCGTGAATGCTTTCATAAAAGGTGCAAGGGATCCTGGGTATGCGCAAAGGGATACATATAAAGTAAGAAG AGATCTGTGTAGGGAGGAATTGCAGAAGTTCATGAAGTTCCAGAACCTGTGGACAGAATTGCAACAGTATATGCGTGCCTCTTTCAATGTTGCTCTGGAAGCCTCCCACAATCTGGGAAGCTTGCAGTCGCCACAGAATGCACTTTCTATGGACAATATGCATGAGATTGTTTTACA ATTGTGCAATTGGGACTCCGAACAGTTATCCATGAGGCTAGTGAGTCAGGCGCGAGAATTTGTTGTAGAAGTAAAAGTTCGATTGATAGCTATTCTACGTGATCATAGTGTAAATAATTTAGCAGAAACTTTTCTTACAG GTCTCTTAGATGATTATGATGCATTGATATCGACAGCATCACAAATTTCTGAATTAGTAAAACCTTTGAAGGGTTATTTGTGCAAGTTCACGTGGGACTGTTTCATTAAAAAGTTATATCAGATCTATGTATACGATGACCCGatgttacaaaataatttgTCTCCTTTTATCGGAGAG TTACGGAAACTATTGCCTTTGAAAGACTCAAAGTATCAAGGTCTTGTACATCGGTATTTAGCGTTTGACGATAAAATGACGAAAATTAGGGATCTGTGGCCGGACACTGAACCATGGATGGACAAATACAA TGCAGAACAAGCAGTTCGAATGACCAGCCTTAGGCAAATATGGAATACTTGGGAATTGTTTTCGGTGACTAGGAAATTTATGGAGCAACGTATGTCGAACAAGTCGTTCGATAGCGGAAA CGAATTGCCAGAAGCTGATGGTCAATTGCCGACGCTTGAGTCGCAGGAGAAAGTTACCATCACTGAAATGGATAGTAGGCCAATAAGTCCAACTTCGGACTTCAGTCTGGATTCGCTGAATATGCCCTCGTCTGCCGAAATGGTtcaaattttgttagaagatttGAACAAAGACCAACTTTATAAAGTGGCAGAGACGGCAGACGCTGTGGCTACGGCTATTTATGCGAATGG GACTCACAGCGAAGGAGGGTGCTTAGAAAGCAACGCGAAAGAGGGGAAATGTTGCGAGTTTCACACGTGTACAGGATCTCCAATGTCGCCTAAC GTGAATAAATACGACACCGAAAGTATAGGACTACCAATAGAAAATCCATTTTCACAACTCATTAATGGTTTTTTAG AAGACACAGCGAATTGTTCGGCGACACAGGTGAAGAAAAAAGCGGATCCAATGGAGTCGAAAGAGGCGAAGATCGACGGGATCGAAGTGAAAAGTACACGGGAGGATACGGATCTGAGAACCGAACCGCAGCCTTGTTCGTGCGTGTATCAGCACGTTAGGGAAATAACGGAGCGGAAGAAAGAAGTATTAGAGAATCCTCCGTGTCCGTGTTTATTGAACTCGAAACGGAAATGGGACACCTGCCCCTGCCTAACGAAAT CTGTACCTGAAACGGCTGCGGCGAACAACCATCCGAAGCCTGTATCTCCTACGACCGTGAAGACGAACCCAGAGCCAAGTAAACCGGCTGTTAAATCTGGTTCTACGCAATCCGCTCAAACGCAGACCAGACACTCTACCACGCAGACGCCGAACACCGCTCACAATCATCCAACACATCAGG GTACAACTCATCCTCCACACACGCACGGACCTCTTCCGGACCTGGTTAAAAACGCGGCTCCCCCTCACAGATCTCACACACACAACGCTCATTCGTCGCACGCGTGTCACAAACAGGCCAACGTCGAGCACATCAAAAGAGTGTCGTGTAATGACT TGAGTTCCGGGGACGGCGATTGTTCTGATTCCGGAAGCAGTCAGGAGGACTCCTGTTCGACCAGTAGTTCAGCACAAAGAGACTCGAGTAGGCATTGTGACTGTTGCTACTGCGAAGTGTTCGGACACGGAGTT CCTTCTGTAGCGCCGGTTAGTAGGAATTACAATGAAATGAGAGAAAGGTTAAGGCAGTTGTTGACCAAGAAGAAGGCCAAAAAATGTAAAGCTACGTGTAGCCCTTCAAAGAGTTCCTCGGAGTCGTCGACGAACACGAATCCGGAAACGAAGACAGTGGCCAACACGGCGCCTAGGTCTAATACTCCAGTCTCCGCTACCCTAACAGTCCAACAGGATCAGAGGGACCAGAGGGACTTGGAGGAGTTGTTGGAGTTTATCGAAGGGAATCAGAATGGGAAAAAGGATAATAATAAGAAAGCGGAGAAGAAGGCCAGGCAGAAGCAGCGGAAG gtggaagaaaaattaaaaagagataGGCATGAGGCGGAGAGGCAGAAACTGATAGAATTACAGAAAAAGACGCCGGAAGTGACGATCACAGTCGTAGATCCGCAGAAACCCGTTCCTCAAAGATTATTACCTCAGTGTAATCTGCCCGAAGTATCTATTTTACCCACGTCACCGCCAGTAGTGTTGCCGACTGTAAAGCAATTaagtaataaaaagaaagaCAAGCAAGAAGTTTGTAGCAATAGTAGCAACACTAGTAGCAGTAGCTGTAGcagcagtagtagtagtagtaccATTAGTATAAATAGCAAAACGAAGGCTGCACCTGTGAATATAAACGCGAAGAACAAAAGTATTAATTCGAATAAAACGGAGAAGACGATGGCCGCTGGCCAAACGAATAAGTCGACCGGAAAACCTGACAAAGCCGAGATTGTTAATAAGAATAACAAGGTGTTGACAAGTACCAACGGTACGAACGCGAAAAGTAACACAAGCGGTACGGAGAAATTGCTGGCGGTGGACCTGAACGAGAAAAAATTGacgaagaaagagaggaagaagcagaagaaagaattgaagaaactGGAGGAAGCGAAGGCGAAGGAAATAAAGAAACCGGTTCAGGTTGAGAACCAGCCCCAGATGGTCACCATAAAGAGGGTGATGGAGTCGAACAGCGCGGAACCAACGGTCACGATCACGCTGAAGGGTCAAACGCCGGCCGAGGACAAGGTGTTGTTCACGCTGGTGAATGGACAGACCAAGGAGGTCTCCCTTCCCAAGTTGGAGAACGAGCAGAACCAGAACATCagcgggaagaagaagaaaaccaaagcaaataacaacaacaacaacaacaacaatactaACAGTAATAACAACAACTCGTTGCAACAGGGAAATAAGGCTCAACAGACAAACAATTCAAAACAACATTCGCAAAATAAAATGTGTGATAACAAGAACGTCAAACAAGGGAACAGCGACAAGACTAAAGGAAAAGATGAGAAGAAGGTGCAACAGCAGAATATAACCGAGACGAAGAAGTCGAAGAAAGATAAGAAGAATACTGAGAACAAAGAGAATGTTTTACAGCAGAACACGGTAAACAAAAATAAGAATCAGCAGCAAAACGTGTCCAGCAAGAAACAGAATAAAATAAACACTCCGCCGCAAACCCCTGTTTCCCAGAAGTCGTCTCCGAATCTCAACAATGAAAACAATAAGAAGACAAAGGGTCAGGAACAGGACAAAAGCAATCAGTTCAATTCCAACAAGAGCAATAAAAACGCGAGTGCTAACGCGACGTGTAAACAAACGAAAAATGATAATCAGAAGATACAGTGTAAGATACCCTCGCAGCCGACTGTGAAGCAGCGCTCCGAAATTCAACCTGCTGCTACGGAACGAGTTAACTCGCCTTTGAGCAGCCAGTTCAAGGACATCAGTGCGAACTCGAAGATCAACATCGAAAACTTGAAGCTACCGCCTGGCATTACAATAACGAAGGTCGATGCCCCTGCCAAGCCATTACCAATCAGGTCAGCCCCGCTGCCCAAGCCGGTGAACCCTCCCAAGCAAACCACTATAATCGCGGCCCCAATGAGCAGCGTCCAATCCAGTTATTCGAGCCCTCAGGCGGGAGGCAACGTGATTGTGGTGGACACTGGGAAACTGAAGCAAGACCTTCTTCCCAAGTCCACGGAAAAAG ATGTGCCTAAGGAGATGCAACAAAATTTGAGCACAaccgggaagaagaagaaaaaaaagaacaaaaacacAGCTAACTCTGCTAACAGCAACAATCAGACAGCAACGCAGAACAACGACCCCTTTGTGAACGAGGATACCGACGAACCTGCCAGAATACTGCACAACCCTAACACGAACATGGTAACAATAAGGAATCCTGCGTTTGGTCCGATGAAGGTTCCACCGACCCAACAGGCAGCTATCATAAAAGTTTCCGAAAATGGCATGGTGACCATTAGGAGTCCAGCGTTGCAACAAGCGATCAACGCGGGGCTCACGTCCCCTCCGAAGCCTGATTACATAGTTAAAGGTGACCTGTCCACGAGGACCTCGGCCGACGGTCCGAACCTGAAACATACTAACGGTATTATCCCGTCGAGTCTTGCCGAACTGAGAAGTAGACTGACCCCAGACTGCACGACTCTCAGCGATCTGGCTAACATTCAGATCAGCAAGGTGACCAACGGTCAGCCGATACCGGAAAACGGTATCAATCTGAAGGGAACCAGCGTGACCCTGACGAAGGTGAGGACAGAGACGAGCATAAAGGCTGTACAGAGCGCGAAAACGGCGGTCCGGGAAGCGATAAACGCTTCGATAGTGGCGTCGAGTAACGGGAAgagcaagaaaaagaaaaaacgcggAACCGGCACGAGACAGTGCGGCGATGACTGGAACCTCGTTG AGAGCGTATTCACGCCCAAAGATATAGACCTCGAGGACGGGGAGATGGACGACGCTGAACGGGAGCTGGAGGCGTTCAAGAGGTTTTGCCTGCAATCGGTGCCGCCCCCGCGCAAGGAGAAGGTCAACCTGAACATCAAGGACATCGTGCTGAAGAAGAAGTCGTCGTCGTCCGCGGCGGCTGCCGCCGTCATCGCCGCCAATTGA